The following proteins are encoded in a genomic region of Nonomuraea muscovyensis:
- a CDS encoding alpha/beta hydrolase family protein: MSATTNAADFAAANLSRATGAGLDPHEYQRVTAELADLDQWGEAFMRTARGHLARAGRAATAISTAEHLQVAARWFHFATLGPNRERALAAAEADTAMGRALDLLEPGARRIEGAGFTGWLRGPADAAATVVVVPGLDSGKEEFHDVIDALLRRGLTVFAMDGPGQGVLAATTTVRADYHHVIGQVIDALGTESVGLVGLSLGGYYVAESAARETRVAAAVTVSGPFRLDWDVLPPPVREILIQRSGGEESARRFARQVDLSALAPRITCPLLVVDGGQDVIPGVTNGEPLARLAARGQYLHLPHGDHLLGNARPDWLAAVADRLSGALT, translated from the coding sequence ATGAGCGCCACGACGAACGCCGCGGACTTCGCCGCCGCCAACCTGTCGCGCGCGACCGGAGCCGGGCTGGACCCGCACGAGTACCAGCGTGTCACCGCCGAGCTCGCCGACCTGGACCAGTGGGGCGAGGCCTTCATGCGCACCGCGCGCGGGCACCTGGCGCGCGCCGGGCGGGCGGCCACGGCGATCTCGACAGCCGAGCACCTCCAGGTCGCGGCGCGCTGGTTCCACTTCGCCACCCTGGGGCCGAACCGTGAACGTGCGCTCGCGGCCGCCGAGGCGGACACCGCCATGGGCCGCGCGCTGGACCTGCTGGAGCCGGGGGCGCGCCGGATCGAGGGAGCGGGCTTCACCGGTTGGCTGCGCGGCCCGGCCGATGCCGCGGCCACCGTGGTCGTGGTCCCCGGGCTGGACTCCGGCAAGGAGGAATTCCACGATGTGATCGACGCCCTGCTGCGCCGGGGCCTGACCGTGTTCGCCATGGACGGGCCGGGACAGGGCGTGCTCGCAGCCACCACCACCGTCCGCGCCGACTACCACCATGTGATCGGTCAGGTCATCGACGCACTCGGCACCGAGAGCGTGGGACTCGTCGGGCTCAGCCTCGGCGGCTACTACGTCGCGGAAAGCGCCGCCCGTGAAACCCGCGTCGCGGCCGCCGTCACCGTCAGCGGTCCCTTCCGGCTGGACTGGGACGTCCTGCCGCCTCCCGTACGGGAGATCCTCATCCAACGCTCCGGCGGAGAAGAATCGGCCCGCCGCTTCGCCCGCCAGGTGGACCTGTCCGCCCTCGCCCCGCGGATCACCTGCCCGCTGCTGGTGGTGGACGGCGGCCAGGACGTCATCCCCGGCGTGACCAACGGCGAGCCGCTGGCCCGCCTGGCAGCACGCGGACAGTACCTGCACCTGCCCCACGGCGACCACCTGCTCGGCAACGCCCGCCCCGACTGGCTGGCAGCGGTTGCCGACCGGCTTTCCGGAGCACTCACATGA
- a CDS encoding zinc-binding dehydrogenase: MRRLIPTGDATRPVEFAQDAQPVPAPGEVLVKVEAFSPNRGETFLLETPEPGLMPGKDVAGLVVQAAADGSGPPAGTRVVGHPPMGGWAEYTAVPTHSIAVLPDEINAVQAAALPLAGITAVRLLRTAGAVTGRRVLLTGASGGVGHYLTEMAAAAGAEVTAVTATAERGARLLELGATAIVHDVADADGPFDVVLESTGGSALAATLARLVPGGTLVWFGQASRTPATVNFFDLLAGPENAVIRHFHYAGAPYGPDLATLLRLVAGGRLHTEIGRTADWSQTAEVLIELRERRIRGKAVLTIGASR; the protein is encoded by the coding sequence ATGCGTAGATTGATCCCTACGGGAGATGCCACGCGGCCGGTGGAGTTCGCCCAGGACGCCCAGCCCGTGCCCGCCCCGGGCGAGGTGCTGGTCAAGGTCGAGGCGTTCTCGCCGAATCGCGGAGAGACGTTCCTGCTGGAAACTCCGGAACCCGGACTGATGCCGGGGAAGGACGTCGCGGGCCTGGTCGTGCAGGCCGCCGCCGACGGCTCGGGACCGCCGGCCGGCACCCGGGTGGTGGGCCATCCGCCGATGGGCGGCTGGGCCGAGTACACCGCCGTGCCCACCCACTCCATCGCCGTCCTGCCCGACGAGATCAACGCCGTCCAGGCCGCTGCCCTGCCGTTGGCCGGGATCACAGCGGTCCGGCTGCTCCGCACGGCCGGCGCCGTGACGGGCAGGCGCGTGCTGCTGACCGGCGCCTCTGGCGGGGTGGGGCACTACCTGACCGAGATGGCCGCCGCGGCGGGGGCGGAGGTGACCGCGGTGACCGCGACGGCGGAGCGCGGTGCGCGCCTGCTCGAGCTGGGAGCCACGGCGATCGTGCACGACGTGGCCGACGCGGACGGGCCGTTCGACGTGGTGCTGGAGTCCACCGGTGGCAGCGCGCTCGCGGCCACGCTGGCCAGGCTGGTCCCCGGCGGCACGCTGGTCTGGTTCGGCCAGGCCAGCCGTACTCCCGCGACCGTGAACTTCTTCGACCTGCTCGCCGGGCCGGAGAACGCCGTGATCCGGCACTTCCACTACGCCGGCGCGCCGTATGGTCCCGACCTGGCCACTTTGTTACGCCTGGTGGCCGGCGGGCGGCTGCACACGGAGATCGGCCGCACCGCTGACTGGAGCCAGACCGCCGAGGTCCTGATCGAGCTGCGGGAACGCCGCATCCGCGGCAAGGCCGTGCTGACGATCGGAGCATCACGATGA
- a CDS encoding LysR family transcriptional regulator gives MDLDLAQVRAFVLAAEELHFGHAAEELSISQQALSKRIARLESTLGRRLLDRGGQGVRLTEAGQRFLEPARQTLAAADLAVAAVLNAHRPLRIDVWGHLYAPMRTLAQVATGEPRLELGHGRDLSSVIAALLHGDIDAAFGRVHAPLPGGLTHRLVRLEPVDAILSADHPLANAPAIRPAQLRDGVLWAPGALHRLDFLRRFAESFGVRERAEGSNLGLDHFLADLAVDTRRFGLLPADVPLPPRPAIRSVPLVGPTPLYAWSLLWRGNGGHPLLDALVSAFVAEAERNRWLEYDPVRDWLPERHPAPSATP, from the coding sequence GTGGACCTCGACCTGGCGCAGGTGCGCGCGTTCGTGCTGGCCGCCGAAGAACTGCACTTCGGCCACGCGGCCGAGGAGCTGTCGATCTCGCAGCAGGCGCTTTCCAAGCGGATCGCCCGCCTGGAGTCCACGCTCGGCAGGCGCTTGCTCGACCGCGGCGGCCAGGGGGTGCGGCTCACCGAGGCCGGGCAGCGTTTCCTGGAGCCTGCCCGGCAGACGTTGGCCGCCGCGGACCTGGCCGTGGCGGCGGTGCTGAACGCGCACCGTCCGCTGCGGATCGACGTGTGGGGCCACCTGTACGCGCCCATGCGCACGCTGGCGCAGGTGGCGACCGGCGAGCCGCGGCTGGAGCTGGGGCACGGCCGTGACCTGTCCTCGGTGATCGCCGCGCTGCTGCACGGCGACATCGACGCCGCCTTCGGCCGCGTCCACGCCCCGCTGCCCGGCGGGCTGACGCATCGCCTGGTACGGCTGGAACCGGTGGATGCGATCCTCAGCGCGGATCATCCGCTGGCGAACGCCCCGGCGATCCGGCCGGCGCAGTTGCGTGACGGCGTGCTGTGGGCCCCAGGGGCGCTGCACCGGCTGGACTTCCTGCGCCGCTTCGCCGAGTCCTTCGGCGTCCGCGAGCGCGCCGAGGGCTCGAACCTGGGACTGGACCACTTCCTGGCCGACCTGGCGGTCGACACGCGGCGCTTCGGTCTGCTGCCCGCGGACGTGCCCCTCCCGCCCCGCCCGGCGATCCGCTCGGTCCCGCTGGTCGGCCCCACGCCCCTGTACGCCTGGTCACTGCTCTGGCGCGGCAACGGCGGTCATCCGCTGCTGGACGCCTTGGTGAGCGCGTTCGTGGCAGAGGCTGAGCGCAACCGCTGGCTGGAATACGATCCCGTCCGCGATTGGCTGCCCGAGCGCCACCCCGCCCCATCGGCCACGCCATGA
- a CDS encoding branched-chain amino acid transaminase: METGQETGHIWMDGTLVPWAEARVHVLSHALHYGTGVLEGTRAFDTGEGPAVFRLREHLERLHRSARVVGMRVPYDVDELAAATLETVAANGPRACYIRHLVHRGYGELGLAARANPVVVSIATWEWETPAAGVRLMTSSWRRNDQAVVPTAAKATGPYLNSVLAKAEAVEAGYDEAVLLNAAGHVSECTAANLFVVREGRVVTPPASAGALEGITQDTVERLAADLGMPVARHDVMRSDLYTADEVFLCGTAAGVVPVRSVDGRELTAPGPVTSALAAAYEAAAHGRDPRYRHWLTPVRPRLAAGLRP; the protein is encoded by the coding sequence ATGGAGACAGGCCAGGAGACGGGCCACATCTGGATGGACGGGACGCTGGTCCCGTGGGCCGAGGCCCGCGTGCACGTGCTCTCGCACGCCCTGCACTACGGCACCGGTGTGCTGGAGGGGACGCGGGCGTTCGACACCGGCGAGGGTCCGGCGGTCTTCCGGCTGCGCGAGCATCTCGAACGCCTCCACCGCAGCGCCCGCGTCGTGGGGATGCGCGTGCCGTACGACGTGGACGAGCTGGCGGCGGCCACGCTGGAGACCGTCGCGGCCAACGGCCCCCGCGCCTGCTACATCCGCCACCTGGTGCACCGCGGCTACGGCGAGCTGGGGCTGGCCGCGCGCGCCAACCCGGTGGTGGTGTCGATCGCGACGTGGGAGTGGGAGACGCCGGCCGCGGGCGTTCGGTTGATGACCAGCTCGTGGCGGCGCAACGACCAGGCGGTCGTGCCGACGGCGGCCAAGGCCACGGGTCCCTACCTCAACTCGGTGCTGGCCAAGGCGGAGGCCGTCGAGGCCGGCTACGACGAGGCGGTGCTGCTGAACGCGGCCGGGCACGTCAGCGAGTGCACCGCCGCCAACCTCTTCGTGGTGCGCGAGGGGCGGGTCGTCACGCCCCCGGCGAGTGCCGGGGCGCTGGAGGGGATCACCCAGGACACCGTCGAGCGCCTGGCCGCCGACCTGGGGATGCCGGTGGCCAGGCACGACGTGATGCGCTCGGACCTGTACACCGCCGACGAGGTGTTCCTGTGCGGCACCGCCGCCGGGGTGGTGCCGGTGCGCTCGGTCGACGGGCGCGAGCTGACCGCGCCGGGCCCGGTGACGAGCGCGCTGGCCGCCGCCTACGAGGCGGCCGCCCACGGCCGCGACCCCCGCTACCGGCACTGGCTGACCCCGGTACGACCTCGCCTGGCAGCCGGCCTGCGCCCCTGA
- a CDS encoding aminotransferase-like domain-containing protein yields MDALVTLLRDRLRLHQGPPSRRLAGALADLAQTGALAPGDRLPSERELAQAVGMSRGTVATAFNVLCEEGLCERRHGSGTYVTRTRSMAGLLTGAVLPADLSASVVPDASHLAMPPIDPAALLRSPSGHGYDAMGDPRLRALLGDGDGDGDGDSGDGSGGGGGHGAVGGPVLVTGGAQQGIDLAARTLLRAGERVLVGDPTYVGALAAFRRAGAHSVPVDLADPGAVEAAFARHRPAAVYVVSVDNPTGAVPRLRHVAELARSAGVPLVEDRALASLVYDGAAPPEPLSLVHPHGTVTVGSLSKVLWGGLRVGWLAAPEALLARITEVKLDSDLATSAVAQRLAAELLEHNPAGPWVAELARRRDRFTAALAARLPDWSWAVPAGGLSVWVRLPGADGDRFAALAREEGVAVAPGSLFSPDGRHRDHLRLSFAPPPPVADQAVAALARAWARMP; encoded by the coding sequence ATGGATGCGCTCGTCACGCTGCTCCGCGACCGGCTCCGGCTGCACCAGGGGCCGCCGAGCCGCCGCCTGGCAGGGGCGCTGGCCGACCTCGCCCAGACCGGCGCCCTCGCCCCCGGCGACCGGCTGCCGTCGGAGCGTGAGCTGGCCCAGGCCGTCGGCATGAGCCGGGGCACGGTGGCGACCGCGTTCAACGTGCTGTGCGAGGAAGGGCTGTGCGAGCGCCGCCACGGCAGCGGGACCTACGTGACGCGGACGCGGTCCATGGCGGGCCTGCTCACCGGCGCCGTCCTGCCCGCCGACCTGTCGGCCTCCGTCGTGCCCGATGCCTCCCATCTGGCGATGCCGCCGATCGACCCCGCGGCGCTGCTGCGCAGTCCCAGCGGCCACGGCTACGACGCCATGGGCGACCCGCGCCTGCGCGCCCTGCTCGGCGACGGCGACGGCGACGGCGACGGCGACAGTGGCGACGGCAGCGGTGGCGGCGGTGGCCACGGCGCGGTGGGCGGGCCCGTGCTGGTCACCGGAGGGGCGCAGCAGGGCATCGACCTGGCCGCACGCACGCTGCTGCGGGCGGGAGAGCGGGTCCTGGTCGGCGACCCCACGTACGTCGGGGCGCTCGCGGCGTTCCGCCGGGCCGGCGCGCACAGCGTGCCGGTGGACCTGGCCGACCCCGGTGCGGTCGAGGCCGCATTCGCCCGCCACCGCCCCGCCGCCGTCTACGTGGTCAGCGTCGACAACCCGACCGGCGCCGTACCCCGCCTGCGCCACGTCGCCGAGCTGGCCCGGAGCGCCGGGGTGCCGCTGGTCGAGGACCGCGCCCTGGCGTCCCTCGTCTACGACGGGGCCGCGCCGCCCGAGCCGCTGTCCCTGGTGCACCCCCACGGCACGGTGACGGTGGGCTCGCTGTCCAAGGTCCTGTGGGGCGGCCTCCGGGTCGGCTGGCTGGCCGCCCCGGAGGCGCTGCTGGCCCGGATCACCGAGGTCAAGCTCGACTCCGACCTGGCCACCAGTGCCGTCGCGCAGCGGCTGGCCGCCGAGCTGCTGGAGCACAACCCCGCCGGCCCGTGGGTGGCCGAGCTGGCGCGCCGCCGCGACCGCTTCACCGCCGCCCTGGCGGCCCGGCTGCCCGACTGGTCGTGGGCCGTGCCCGCGGGCGGCCTGTCGGTGTGGGTACGGTTGCCGGGCGCCGACGGCGACCGGTTCGCGGCGCTGGCCCGCGAGGAGGGAGTGGCGGTGGCGCCCGGCTCCCTGTTCTCGCCCGACGGCCGCCACCGCGACCACCTGCGCCTCAGCTTCGCCCCGCCGCCGCCCGTGGCGGACCAGGCCGTGGCGGCGCTCGCGCGGGCCTGGGCCCGGATGCCTTGA
- a CDS encoding MerR family transcriptional regulator, with protein MRIGELAALLGVSTRTVRHYHHQGVLPEPARRANGYREYGMRDAIALARVRRLVQLGLSLGEARDAIADDQGRELPEILAEIDADLARQEREIRVKRARLAELIGKAETGALGPDDTVSAELAAYLQQVEAPGSGAAAWDRDLLVLVDSMGGSHTGESPWATFAALTADSALAARGNDFYQRLDELADADPADPRVAALADALAGFTVEHLLSDAFPGSSGWDVTAVEPFLGELAPAQAEVVRQAVRRISEHVSATGADRDQAPRSRPEPGPATASRKAPAS; from the coding sequence ATGCGGATAGGAGAGCTGGCCGCGCTGCTCGGAGTCTCGACCCGGACGGTGCGCCACTACCACCACCAAGGCGTCCTGCCCGAGCCCGCCCGCCGGGCCAACGGCTACCGCGAGTACGGCATGCGCGACGCGATCGCGCTGGCCCGCGTGCGGCGGCTCGTGCAGCTCGGCCTCAGCCTGGGCGAGGCCCGTGACGCCATCGCCGACGACCAGGGCAGGGAACTGCCGGAGATCCTGGCCGAGATCGACGCCGACCTGGCCCGGCAGGAGCGGGAGATCCGCGTCAAACGGGCTCGGCTCGCCGAGCTGATCGGCAAGGCCGAGACGGGCGCGCTCGGGCCCGACGACACGGTGTCGGCCGAGCTGGCGGCCTACCTCCAGCAGGTGGAGGCGCCGGGGTCCGGGGCGGCGGCGTGGGACCGGGACCTGCTGGTGCTGGTCGACAGCATGGGCGGCTCGCACACGGGGGAGTCCCCGTGGGCGACGTTCGCGGCACTGACCGCCGACTCGGCGCTGGCGGCGCGCGGGAACGATTTCTACCAGCGGCTGGACGAGCTGGCCGACGCCGACCCGGCCGACCCCCGGGTCGCGGCCCTGGCCGACGCGCTCGCCGGCTTCACCGTCGAGCACCTCCTGAGCGACGCGTTCCCGGGTTCGTCCGGCTGGGACGTGACGGCCGTCGAGCCGTTCCTCGGCGAGCTGGCCCCGGCCCAGGCCGAGGTCGTCCGCCAGGCGGTCCGCCGCATCTCCGAGCACGTGTCCGCCACCGGGGCGGACCGTGACCAGGCGCCCCGTTCCCGGCCGGAGCCCGGCCCGGCGACCGCGAGCAGAAAGGCGCCCGCCTCGTGA
- a CDS encoding helix-turn-helix domain-containing protein codes for MDTGRELGDFLRSRRARLRPEDAGLPTYGERRRVAGLRREEVALLAGVSVPYYVRLEQGRAANASDEILDAIARALVLDATERAHLRNLARPRPAARGPAPRVRPTIQRMLDTAGTPAFVLGRRAELLAANRLAAVLFFGGTDAEPDLPAEGLNCARLVFLDPSFRALYRNWEDKARETVAFVRLDAGRHPDDRQLATLIGELSMKSPDFRRMWAEHDVRERSTGKVHLDHPLAGELLLDYETLRVGDDPDQALVTYLAEPGSAAEQALRFLASWAAGSAAAEGSVPGDGQRRGAGVRPGARPRDLARRRAEPQAGQVPGEGGERGAGQLHVLLGETGERLAGPP; via the coding sequence ATGGACACAGGCCGCGAACTGGGCGACTTCCTGCGATCGCGCCGGGCGCGCCTGCGCCCCGAGGACGCCGGGCTGCCGACGTACGGCGAGCGGCGCCGCGTCGCCGGGCTGCGGCGCGAGGAAGTGGCGCTGCTCGCCGGCGTGAGCGTGCCGTACTACGTGCGCCTGGAGCAGGGACGGGCAGCCAACGCCTCCGACGAGATCCTCGACGCGATCGCCCGCGCGCTGGTGCTGGACGCGACCGAGCGCGCTCACCTGCGCAACCTCGCCCGCCCCCGACCGGCGGCGCGCGGGCCGGCCCCACGGGTGCGGCCGACCATCCAGCGCATGCTCGACACGGCCGGCACGCCCGCCTTCGTCCTCGGCCGCCGCGCCGAGCTGCTCGCCGCCAACCGCCTGGCCGCCGTGCTGTTCTTCGGCGGCACGGACGCCGAGCCGGACCTGCCCGCCGAAGGCCTCAACTGCGCGCGCCTGGTGTTCCTGGACCCGTCCTTCCGGGCCCTCTACCGCAACTGGGAGGACAAGGCCCGGGAGACGGTCGCGTTCGTCCGGCTCGACGCCGGCCGCCATCCGGACGACCGGCAGCTCGCCACCCTGATCGGCGAGCTGTCGATGAAGAGCCCCGACTTCCGGCGCATGTGGGCCGAGCACGACGTCAGGGAACGCTCGACCGGCAAGGTCCACCTCGACCACCCGCTGGCCGGCGAGCTGCTGCTCGACTACGAGACGCTCAGGGTCGGCGACGACCCCGACCAGGCCCTCGTCACCTACCTGGCCGAGCCGGGCTCGGCCGCCGAGCAGGCGCTGCGCTTCCTGGCGAGCTGGGCCGCCGGCAGCGCCGCCGCGGAGGGGTCAGTCCCAGGCGACGGGCAGCGCCGCGGGGCCGGAGTCCGCCCCGGCGCTCGTCCACGCGATCTCGCCCGCCGGCGTGCCGAGCCGCAGGCCGGGCAGGTGCCGGGCGAGGGCGGTGAACGCGGCGCCGGCCAGCTCCACGTCCTCCTGGGCGAAACGGGGGAACGGCTCGCCGGTCCGCCCTGA
- a CDS encoding SDR family oxidoreductase: MTVVSPLTGRRAVVTGASSGIGAATARLLAAQGARVALVARRLDRLDTVRKEIENAGGSAVAVPLDVTAGQIDGAAVAHELGGVDLLVNAAGILTPGLAADGRIDEWERQVEVNLTGLLRVTRAFLPFLTEAASAGGPADLVNISSVAASRAEFGAGVYAATKAAVSHLSRNLRLELAPGGVRVTDVQPGMVVTDLLSGSELGTAWAEDMKTRIDPLAAEDVAEVVVFAVGRPPHVGLPEVVVMPVKQT; encoded by the coding sequence ATGACTGTTGTCTCACCTCTCACCGGCCGGCGCGCCGTCGTGACCGGGGCCTCGTCGGGCATCGGCGCGGCCACGGCCCGGTTGCTCGCCGCGCAGGGGGCGCGGGTGGCGCTGGTGGCCCGCCGCCTGGACCGGCTGGACACCGTGCGCAAGGAGATCGAGAACGCGGGCGGGTCGGCCGTGGCCGTCCCCCTCGACGTCACCGCCGGTCAGATCGACGGCGCGGCGGTCGCACACGAGCTGGGCGGCGTGGACCTGCTGGTCAACGCGGCCGGCATCCTGACGCCGGGCCTGGCGGCGGACGGCCGGATCGACGAGTGGGAGCGCCAGGTCGAGGTGAACCTCACCGGCCTGCTCCGGGTCACCCGGGCGTTCCTGCCGTTCCTCACCGAGGCGGCGTCGGCCGGCGGGCCCGCCGACCTGGTCAACATCTCGTCGGTCGCGGCGAGCAGGGCGGAGTTCGGGGCGGGTGTGTACGCGGCGACCAAGGCGGCCGTCAGCCACCTGTCCAGGAACCTCAGGCTGGAGCTCGCCCCCGGCGGCGTCCGGGTCACCGACGTCCAGCCGGGCATGGTCGTCACCGACCTGCTGTCGGGGTCGGAGCTCGGCACCGCCTGGGCCGAGGACATGAAGACCCGCATCGACCCGCTCGCCGCCGAGGACGTGGCGGAGGTCGTCGTGTTCGCCGTCGGCCGCCCGCCCCACGTCGGGCTGCCGGAGGTGGTCGTGATGCCGGTCAAGCAGACCTGA
- a CDS encoding YciI family protein has translation MKHYLLSIQQPDGGPPAPEVIEPIMRDVAAFNQELREAGAWVFGGGLHLPDTATVVRYDHGEPLVTDGPYTEGKEHVGGLSIIRAADLDAALEWGRKLARATTLPVEVRPFQGDPADHLA, from the coding sequence TTGAAGCACTACCTGCTCAGCATTCAGCAGCCCGACGGAGGCCCGCCCGCGCCCGAGGTCATCGAGCCGATCATGCGGGACGTCGCGGCGTTCAACCAGGAGCTGCGGGAGGCCGGAGCGTGGGTGTTCGGCGGAGGGCTGCACCTGCCGGACACGGCCACCGTGGTGCGCTACGACCACGGCGAGCCGCTCGTCACCGACGGCCCGTACACCGAGGGCAAGGAGCACGTCGGCGGCCTGTCGATCATCCGGGCGGCCGACCTCGACGCCGCCCTGGAGTGGGGCCGAAAGCTCGCCCGGGCGACCACGCTGCCCGTCGAGGTGCGTCCCTTCCAGGGCGACCCCGCGGACCACCTGGCCTAG
- a CDS encoding helix-turn-helix transcriptional regulator has protein sequence MPDWTFLTNHAHVLLCIARDPGTRIRDVATRVGITERAAQRILAELTTAGYLTAIREGRRNRYQLNPSLPLRHPLERDHQIGEILAVFHATEAPTPNARPETLTAPTADAHR, from the coding sequence ATGCCGGACTGGACCTTCCTGACCAACCACGCCCACGTGCTGCTGTGCATCGCCCGCGACCCCGGTACGCGCATCCGCGACGTGGCCACCCGGGTCGGCATCACCGAACGGGCCGCGCAACGCATCCTGGCCGAGCTCACCACCGCCGGATACCTCACCGCCATCCGCGAGGGGCGGCGCAACCGCTACCAGCTCAACCCGTCCCTGCCCCTGCGCCACCCGCTGGAACGCGACCACCAGATCGGAGAGATCCTCGCGGTCTTCCACGCCACCGAAGCACCCACGCCCAACGCCAGGCCCGAAACACTGACCGCACCTACGGCGGATGCACACCGGTAA